In Saprospiraceae bacterium, one DNA window encodes the following:
- a CDS encoding sigma-70 family RNA polymerase sigma factor, protein MSNLKYRWQNKNPEWSDERLITAYISTENAAYVGELFYRYSDMIFGLCLKHLKNVQESEDASYELFELLISKLKTQQILIFKPWLYRTASNFCIDKLRKSKTNIIISLEDRFENARDSMDISVDISEREALLARIDHCLNQLNDDQKVCIDLFYFQEKSYQDIAQQLNISWSTTRSYIQNGKRNLKICMEKHGN, encoded by the coding sequence ATGTCCAATCTGAAATATAGGTGGCAAAATAAAAATCCTGAGTGGTCTGATGAAAGACTCATAACGGCCTATATTTCTACTGAAAATGCTGCTTATGTCGGAGAATTATTCTACAGGTACTCAGATATGATTTTCGGATTGTGTCTCAAACACCTCAAAAATGTCCAGGAAAGTGAAGATGCTTCATATGAGTTGTTTGAACTTCTGATTTCCAAATTGAAAACCCAGCAAATCCTGATATTCAAACCGTGGCTTTACAGGACTGCCAGTAACTTTTGTATTGATAAACTCAGAAAAAGTAAAACAAATATCATTATTTCACTTGAAGACAGGTTTGAAAATGCCCGGGATTCAATGGACATCAGTGTTGATATTTCAGAAAGAGAAGCTTTGCTGGCAAGAATTGATCACTGCCTCAACCAACTCAATGATGATCAAAAAGTATGTATTGATTTATTTTATTTTCAGGAAAAATCCTATCAGGATATAGCACAACAGTTGAACATCTCATGGTCGACCACCAGATCTTATATCCAGAATGGCAAAAGGAATCTTAAAATTTGTATGGAAAAACATGGTAACTGA
- a CDS encoding von Willebrand factor type A domain-containing protein — MKNLKIFISVLSLAILYCFSATSHVVKGVVTDESGTPLIGANVTELGTQNGTVTDIDGKFSLTLLNPKKQIQVAYVGFNSQIITPDFTKDMNIVMKSWLLMEDVVVVGSAKNSFFKTVFNKLKGEKPSYQNSAPFISTSDMSSPENYKHFNDNPFKSTKDEPLSTMSIDVDRASYSNIRRFLNQGSMPPKDAVRVEEMINYFHYDYKCPSNNENIPFKMYTTYADCPWNQDHKLLHVAMKAKELDRKNLAASNMVFLIDISGSMQSSNKLPLVLESFKLLINQLSEKDVVSVVTYAGHERVVAEGVKGSDKETLYGILDELQSGGSTAGAAGIQRAYQLGKKYFISEGNNRVILATDGDFNVGVSSEGDLVRLIEEKRKTGIYLSILGYGMGNYQESKMQELSKAGNGNHFYIDNIEEAKKSLMHEYGSTMYSIANDVKIQIEFNPNFVKSYRVVGYENRQLANADFNDDTKDAGELGAGHIVTVIYEIVPKESKSNVAGSIDPLKYTKNTVPGSNHKELATIKSRYKENLGDVSKKMEQVIVAELTPEDDLSPSVKWSFAVAEFGLLLRNSEYKAKSNYKSLIARSKILADDPHKKECVALMEKASRKPGEMAQIIEE, encoded by the coding sequence ATGAAAAATTTAAAAATATTCATCAGTGTACTTTCTCTCGCCATTTTGTATTGCTTCTCTGCAACTTCACATGTTGTGAAAGGTGTAGTCACTGACGAATCCGGAACACCTTTAATCGGTGCTAATGTTACTGAATTGGGTACTCAAAACGGAACTGTGACAGATATTGATGGAAAGTTTTCTCTCACCCTACTCAACCCTAAGAAACAGATTCAAGTGGCTTATGTGGGTTTTAATTCCCAAATAATTACACCGGATTTTACAAAAGACATGAACATTGTAATGAAAAGCTGGCTCCTTATGGAAGATGTAGTGGTGGTCGGATCAGCAAAGAATTCTTTCTTTAAAACAGTTTTCAACAAGTTAAAAGGAGAAAAACCTTCTTATCAAAACTCTGCACCATTTATAAGTACTTCCGACATGAGCAGCCCCGAAAACTACAAACACTTCAATGATAATCCTTTCAAAAGTACCAAAGACGAGCCTCTTTCCACCATGTCCATCGATGTAGATCGTGCTTCTTACAGCAATATCAGAAGATTTCTGAACCAAGGCTCTATGCCACCAAAAGATGCTGTAAGAGTAGAAGAAATGATCAATTACTTTCACTATGACTATAAATGTCCTTCAAACAATGAAAATATACCATTTAAAATGTACACTACTTATGCCGACTGTCCATGGAATCAGGATCATAAACTCCTACATGTGGCCATGAAAGCCAAAGAACTGGATCGAAAAAACCTTGCTGCCAGCAATATGGTATTCCTCATTGATATCTCCGGTAGTATGCAGAGTAGTAATAAGCTTCCATTGGTTCTGGAGTCGTTCAAACTCCTGATCAATCAGCTCAGCGAAAAAGATGTAGTCTCCGTAGTGACCTATGCCGGGCATGAAAGGGTCGTCGCTGAAGGAGTCAAAGGAAGTGATAAAGAAACACTTTATGGAATACTCGACGAATTACAATCCGGTGGGTCCACGGCCGGAGCAGCAGGAATTCAAAGAGCATATCAGTTGGGAAAGAAGTATTTTATTTCCGAAGGAAACAACAGAGTGATCTTAGCCACAGACGGCGACTTCAATGTAGGAGTGAGCAGTGAAGGAGACCTGGTAAGATTGATAGAGGAAAAAAGAAAGACAGGTATCTACCTTTCTATCCTGGGCTATGGTATGGGCAACTATCAGGAAAGTAAAATGCAGGAACTGTCCAAAGCAGGAAACGGCAATCACTTTTACATTGATAATATCGAAGAAGCTAAAAAAAGTCTCATGCATGAATATGGAAGTACGATGTACTCCATAGCCAATGATGTGAAGATTCAGATCGAGTTCAATCCCAATTTTGTCAAATCTTACAGAGTAGTAGGCTATGAAAACAGACAACTGGCCAATGCCGACTTTAATGACGATACCAAGGATGCGGGTGAGTTGGGAGCAGGTCATATCGTCACTGTCATCTATGAAATCGTCCCCAAGGAAAGTAAATCAAATGTAGCAGGTTCAATAGATCCTTTGAAGTATACTAAGAATACTGTGCCGGGATCCAATCATAAAGAATTAGCAACCATCAAGTCGAGATACAAAGAAAATTTAGGCGATGTATCCAAAAAAATGGAGCAGGTGATTGTGGCAGAGTTGACTCCTGAAGATGATTTGAGTCCATCTGTGAAGTGGTCATTTGCAGTAGCAGAATTTGGATTGCTGCTAAGGAACAGCGAATATAAAGCAAAATCCAATTATAAATCATTGATAGCCCGAAGTAAAATACTAGCCGATGATCCTCATAAAAAAGAATGTGTAGCATTGATGGAAAAAGCCAGCAGGAAGCCAGGTGAAATGGCTCAGATCATTGAGGAATAA
- a CDS encoding vanadium-dependent haloperoxidase, whose amino-acid sequence MLILLASVHLLFTSFNTLPQNDINQHRIIVDWYDLYLELESKDPLAYPPISGERLSQLGIAGYLTHNIVVEKSQEGEMLFLNVYNKLFCHLLKEIYHEKVFNSHRKTEELQNKNTRFLNPTTKDELKAKQYVEIVLDSLQSIKKRLPNKVDLYFENPAFTENNLQYQKPEKILPEWGRKPTWIISREDFRLDPPYSKNISKSDAIKKDALSVYSVTSQLSKEEKWIAEFWSDDVRGLTFSPLSRWYAVANQILNSEKMSIKDMIHIYFKLGVGLNDAAIMTWHFKYHYNILRPSDYIAKNLDQNWKPFHSDPNFPSYPSGHAVFGAVASSILETYVGENYYFTDNSHENRREFLSKKRSFPSLDAMAKESAWSRILLGVHFYEDCDAGLKYGQKIGKYVSKNAETVFLAKFFDLNSDLSKIKELN is encoded by the coding sequence TTGCTAATTTTATTAGCTTCTGTCCACTTATTATTTACTTCTTTCAATACATTACCCCAAAATGATATCAACCAACATCGAATCATCGTAGATTGGTACGATTTGTATTTGGAATTGGAAAGCAAAGATCCACTCGCTTATCCTCCCATTTCAGGAGAGCGATTATCTCAACTTGGTATAGCAGGTTACCTCACCCATAATATTGTGGTTGAAAAAAGCCAGGAAGGTGAGATGCTTTTTTTAAACGTATACAACAAACTTTTTTGCCATTTGCTTAAAGAAATATACCATGAAAAAGTATTTAACAGCCATCGTAAAACAGAGGAACTTCAAAATAAAAATACAAGATTTTTAAATCCAACTACAAAAGATGAATTAAAAGCCAAACAATATGTTGAAATTGTTCTGGATTCTCTTCAAAGCATCAAAAAAAGACTTCCAAACAAAGTTGATTTATATTTTGAAAATCCGGCTTTTACAGAAAATAATCTCCAATATCAAAAACCTGAAAAGATATTGCCTGAATGGGGTAGGAAACCAACATGGATCATATCAAGGGAAGATTTTAGGTTAGATCCACCTTATTCAAAAAATATCTCCAAATCAGATGCTATAAAAAAAGACGCCTTATCGGTCTATTCTGTTACTTCCCAACTTTCAAAAGAAGAAAAATGGATTGCTGAATTTTGGAGTGATGATGTGAGAGGCCTTACTTTTTCTCCATTGAGCAGATGGTATGCCGTGGCGAATCAAATCCTAAATTCCGAAAAAATGAGCATAAAGGATATGATCCATATCTACTTTAAGTTAGGAGTGGGTCTTAATGACGCTGCAATCATGACCTGGCACTTTAAGTATCATTATAATATACTGAGACCTTCTGACTATATTGCAAAAAACCTGGATCAAAACTGGAAACCTTTTCATAGTGATCCAAACTTTCCTTCCTATCCTTCCGGCCATGCAGTATTTGGAGCTGTAGCTTCATCCATTTTAGAAACTTATGTTGGCGAAAACTATTATTTTACAGACAACAGCCACGAAAACAGGAGAGAATTCTTAAGTAAAAAAAGATCCTTTCCTTCACTTGATGCAATGGCCAAAGAAAGTGCCTGGTCAAGAATCCTTCTTGGGGTTCATTTTTATGAAGACTGCGATGCCGGGCTGAAATATGGACAGAAAATAGGAAAGTATGTGAGTAAAAACGCTGAAACTGTATTTTTAGCAAAATTCTTTGATCTCAATAGCGACCTGAGTAAAATTAAGGAATTAAACTAA
- a CDS encoding HAMP domain-containing histidine kinase — translation MQIRAKLTLTYFIISFILLISSLLFIYYSFRNYIYTEFYDTLRSKALMTVMMVEKSNPDLTFENDNQSSETSLSETENIIIYDLSFKKLFSINNNLNIENFILDNIVNKKELKFSLGNVNAIGIKHNTSFGKDIIIVATDKFMSEELASLRNIMIYTSFLFLLIIAVSGYYFSGQALAPINTTIRNLKEIFPNDLSRRLNINQKNKDEISRLNMTFNELLDRIEDSFITQKGFLSNISHEIRNPLASIISTIQVKLTKEGTEDEYRQCLNSVLDDAREMEHTTLQLMELARLTDTGSKISFSSLRLDEMIWQAKASVRKNNPEYNFKFDTTAFPEDSDALIINGNETLIKIALYNLLENACKFSPDHTASVKVFIDGSNKIFIQIKDTAHIIDDHEKESIFKPFYRRKISTNVKGTGIGLTLVAGILKVHHAALEITNNDNSGNLFTLCFSGKDISN, via the coding sequence ATGCAAATACGTGCTAAACTAACACTAACCTATTTTATTATTTCCTTTATTCTGCTGATTTCGTCCTTGTTATTTATATATTATAGCTTCAGGAACTATATCTATACGGAATTCTATGATACATTAAGGTCAAAAGCGCTCATGACGGTGATGATGGTAGAAAAATCCAATCCTGATCTTACGTTTGAAAATGACAATCAATCATCAGAAACTTCCTTATCAGAAACCGAAAACATCATCATTTACGACCTATCCTTCAAGAAATTGTTTTCAATAAACAATAATTTAAATATTGAAAACTTTATCCTTGATAACATCGTAAATAAAAAGGAACTCAAATTTAGCTTAGGAAATGTCAATGCTATAGGTATAAAGCATAATACTTCATTCGGAAAAGATATCATTATAGTTGCGACTGACAAATTTATGTCTGAAGAACTTGCCAGCCTTAGAAATATCATGATTTATACTTCTTTTTTATTTCTGCTTATAATCGCTGTATCAGGGTATTATTTTTCAGGTCAGGCACTAGCCCCTATCAATACAACCATAAGAAATCTTAAAGAAATATTTCCAAACGATCTGTCGAGACGCTTAAATATAAATCAAAAAAATAAAGATGAGATTTCAAGACTTAATATGACCTTCAATGAACTGCTGGACCGGATCGAAGATTCTTTTATCACACAAAAAGGATTTCTGTCTAATATATCACATGAAATTAGGAATCCTTTGGCCTCCATAATTTCAACCATTCAAGTAAAGCTAACTAAAGAAGGTACTGAGGACGAATATCGACAATGTCTTAATTCAGTACTTGATGATGCCAGAGAGATGGAACACACAACACTTCAGCTCATGGAATTGGCCAGACTTACGGACACCGGTAGTAAAATATCATTCAGTTCGCTAAGGTTGGATGAAATGATATGGCAGGCAAAAGCATCAGTAAGAAAAAATAATCCTGAATATAATTTCAAATTTGACACTACAGCGTTCCCGGAAGACAGTGATGCCTTAATCATCAATGGCAATGAAACACTAATAAAAATAGCCTTGTACAATCTTTTGGAAAATGCCTGCAAGTTTTCGCCTGATCATACAGCATCAGTTAAAGTTTTTATTGATGGTTCCAACAAAATATTTATCCAGATAAAAGATACCGCACATATAATCGATGATCATGAAAAAGAATCCATTTTTAAACCCTTTTATAGGAGAAAAATCAGTACCAATGTCAAAGGTACCGGCATAGGACTGACGCTGGTTGCAGGTATATTAAAAGTGCATCATGCCGCTCTTGAAATCACTAATAATGACAACTCCGGCAATTTGTTTACTTTATGTTTTTCAGGGAAAGATATTTCTAATTAA
- a CDS encoding response regulator transcription factor, protein MKILIVEDQYKIQQSLCTCLEQNGFKVDCASDGSTGYEKVSTTLYDVIILDVLLPGINGLDLCKKIRFQGVSTPILFLSALDSVDDKIMGLEAGGDDYLAKPFSLDEVVARVKAMIRRNNQTKQIVNTGNLEINIDTKEAFRNGKNLNLTKKEFRLLEYFLNNQGKLLTKSEIAEHVWDITFDTGTNIVEVYVNYLRNKLDKGYEEKLIQTKFGLGYIFGQL, encoded by the coding sequence ATGAAAATATTGATTGTAGAAGACCAGTACAAAATCCAGCAATCACTTTGTACATGCCTTGAACAGAATGGTTTTAAAGTAGATTGTGCTTCGGATGGCAGTACCGGATATGAAAAAGTTTCGACAACTCTATATGATGTAATAATACTGGATGTCCTATTACCTGGTATCAACGGATTAGACTTGTGTAAAAAAATCCGATTTCAAGGGGTAAGTACTCCCATTTTATTTTTATCTGCGCTGGATTCTGTAGATGATAAAATTATGGGACTTGAAGCCGGAGGAGACGACTATCTCGCAAAACCTTTCTCCCTCGATGAAGTTGTCGCTAGAGTAAAAGCAATGATAAGACGAAACAATCAAACCAAACAAATAGTCAATACCGGCAATCTCGAAATCAATATCGATACCAAAGAGGCATTCAGAAATGGAAAAAATTTAAATCTAACAAAAAAAGAGTTCAGACTGCTGGAATATTTTCTGAATAATCAAGGTAAATTACTTACCAAAAGCGAAATAGCTGAACATGTTTGGGATATCACATTTGATACAGGAACTAATATAGTCGAAGTGTATGTCAATTATCTGAGAAATAAACTCGATAAAGGATATGAGGAGAAACTAATACAAACTAAATTTGGCCTTGGATATATTTTTGGTCAATTGTAA
- a CDS encoding vanadium-dependent haloperoxidase, whose protein sequence is MFVFSCSVDNQEDGKTEFRKVAEYPNDVVHDWNEVFLQIERYSAGFRPGPAPRAVAYLGLSAYEGVVAGMPDFKSFDNYWSGFDVPAADTDKEYCWPLVINASYENLLPKFFGKATKEQLDLIASTSNRIRNEYKSQVSQEVFDRSVNRGREVSDAVWNYSKTDTWGHDHYLDPFQRYDWQKAFKKDGDWRPTVPGPGAPMGGVWGNARTFSLKDDQKLCKKPIPYSANTKSHLYAQAIEVYSQNTPTLSYETEWVGEFWSDDLVNLTFSPGVRFLAIGDQVLKLEKSNLETAVFMTALVGVASNDAGIACWHSKYFYNVERPETYIKRVIDPSWEPILDNPLTGDKGISPSFPAYPSGHSTMGAAGAEALGYIFGYNYGMTDNCHKNRSEFIGVPRTFSSFYEMGLENAWSRVPLGVHFRMDCEEGVRFGTEIGRATHRLPWKKK, encoded by the coding sequence ATGTTTGTATTTTCCTGTTCTGTAGACAATCAGGAAGATGGTAAAACTGAGTTTAGGAAAGTTGCAGAGTATCCCAATGATGTGGTACACGACTGGAATGAAGTATTTTTACAAATCGAAAGATATTCTGCAGGTTTCAGACCAGGTCCTGCACCAAGGGCAGTTGCATATCTCGGCTTATCAGCTTATGAAGGAGTTGTAGCCGGTATGCCTGATTTCAAATCGTTCGATAATTACTGGTCAGGATTTGATGTCCCTGCTGCGGATACTGATAAAGAATATTGCTGGCCGCTGGTGATCAACGCATCTTATGAAAACCTGTTACCTAAGTTTTTTGGAAAAGCGACCAAAGAACAACTGGATTTGATAGCCTCTACATCCAACAGAATCCGAAATGAATACAAAAGTCAGGTATCACAAGAAGTTTTTGACCGATCTGTCAACAGAGGTAGAGAAGTATCAGATGCCGTGTGGAACTACTCCAAAACAGACACATGGGGTCATGATCACTATCTGGACCCTTTCCAAAGATATGACTGGCAAAAAGCATTCAAAAAAGACGGTGACTGGAGACCTACTGTTCCTGGTCCTGGCGCACCTATGGGAGGTGTCTGGGGTAATGCCCGTACTTTCTCATTAAAAGATGATCAGAAACTTTGCAAAAAACCAATACCGTACAGTGCCAATACAAAATCACATCTCTATGCTCAGGCTATAGAAGTGTATTCTCAAAACACACCAACATTATCTTATGAGACGGAATGGGTAGGTGAGTTTTGGAGTGATGATCTGGTCAATTTGACATTTAGCCCTGGTGTAAGATTTTTGGCAATAGGTGATCAGGTGCTCAAACTGGAAAAAAGCAATCTTGAGACGGCAGTATTTATGACAGCTTTAGTTGGTGTTGCTTCTAATGATGCAGGTATTGCCTGCTGGCATTCTAAATATTTCTACAATGTCGAAAGACCGGAAACATACATCAAAAGAGTCATAGATCCAAGCTGGGAGCCAATTCTTGACAATCCTCTGACAGGGGACAAGGGAATATCACCATCATTTCCGGCTTACCCGTCAGGACACTCCACTATGGGTGCTGCAGGAGCTGAAGCCCTTGGCTATATCTTTGGATACAATTACGGCATGACTGACAATTGTCATAAAAACAGATCAGAGTTTATCGGAGTACCAAGAACATTCTCCAGCTTTTATGAGATGGGACTCGAAAACGCATGGTCAAGAGTTCCACTTGGGGTACACTTCAGAATGGATTGTGAAGAAGGTGTAAGATTCGGTACTGAGATCGGACGTGCAACACACAGGTTGCCCTGGAAAAAGAAATAA
- a CDS encoding Crp/Fnr family transcriptional regulator, translated as MPPSLATINKSCFEKLTEKFQYLFEPDLINEMCNSGDIKSYREGTILMDIGQTLTHMPLVITGSVKIMKEDKEGNELLLYYLELGDTCAVTLSCCTKPTKSSIKAVTETDAEILFIPVEKMEEWMVRYKSWRSFVLDSYNYRMNEMLDAIDNLAFNNMEERLYKYLRDKVMVTKASKLHITHFEIANDLHSSRVVISRLMKNLKMKALSSSTAIMWR; from the coding sequence ATGCCTCCATCATTGGCAACTATCAACAAATCTTGTTTTGAAAAACTTACTGAAAAATTTCAATACCTTTTTGAGCCAGATCTCATCAATGAGATGTGCAATTCCGGCGATATAAAAAGTTACAGGGAGGGGACGATACTTATGGATATCGGTCAGACATTGACACATATGCCATTAGTAATCACAGGCTCAGTAAAAATCATGAAAGAAGATAAGGAAGGCAATGAATTACTTTTGTACTACCTTGAGCTTGGTGATACCTGTGCGGTTACTTTGAGTTGCTGTACCAAGCCTACCAAAAGTTCTATCAAAGCAGTGACGGAAACAGATGCAGAAATACTCTTCATACCAGTAGAAAAAATGGAAGAGTGGATGGTGCGTTATAAATCCTGGAGGAGTTTTGTGCTGGATAGTTACAATTACAGGATGAATGAAATGCTCGATGCCATAGACAATCTTGCTTTCAACAATATGGAAGAAAGACTGTATAAGTACTTGCGCGATAAAGTGATGGTGACAAAAGCATCAAAACTGCATATCACTCACTTTGAAATTGCCAACGACCTGCATTCCTCCAGAGTAGTGATATCCCGCCTCATGAAAAACTTGAAAATGAAGGCCTTGTCATCCAGCACCGCAATTATGTGGAGGTAA
- a CDS encoding alkane 1-monooxygenase: MKIQALKYLFVYIVPVVVIFSISSSGIWTFTALILLYGILPFLELFTKGSTENMTQVEEDMALKNIGYDLLLYSLVPIQYFTVVYFLYSISDEHLTLASKIGMTIAMGLSCGVLGINAAHELGHRSTWYEQLMSKMLLLTSMYMHFFIEHNRGHHKNVSTDEDPASAKYGENIYRFYVRTITESWISAWRLEIDRLNKSGFSFWSFRNEMIVFQVIQISFLAVIYFVFGFSIMLWYFAAAHIGFMLLETVNYIEHYGLRRKKIGNRYERTLPIHSWNSNHPFGRLVLLELSRHSDHHYLATRKYQVLRHFDESPQMPTGYPGMMILALVPPLWFRLMHKEIEKYQLG; the protein is encoded by the coding sequence ATGAAAATCCAGGCGTTAAAATACTTGTTTGTTTATATTGTGCCTGTTGTGGTTATTTTTTCAATTTCTTCATCAGGAATATGGACATTTACCGCACTGATATTACTATATGGTATCCTGCCCTTTCTGGAATTATTTACCAAAGGCTCTACTGAAAATATGACCCAGGTCGAAGAAGATATGGCTTTGAAAAATATAGGCTACGATTTACTCCTGTATAGTTTGGTTCCGATTCAGTACTTTACAGTGGTATATTTTTTATACAGTATCAGTGATGAACATCTGACTTTAGCATCAAAGATTGGAATGACCATTGCCATGGGTTTGTCATGTGGTGTACTCGGAATCAACGCAGCACATGAGTTGGGGCATCGCAGTACCTGGTACGAACAGCTGATGAGCAAAATGTTGTTATTGACAAGTATGTACATGCACTTTTTTATTGAACACAATCGTGGACATCATAAAAATGTTTCTACTGATGAAGATCCTGCTTCTGCGAAATATGGCGAGAACATTTATAGATTCTATGTAAGGACGATTACTGAAAGTTGGATATCTGCCTGGCGCCTTGAAATTGATCGTTTGAACAAATCAGGGTTTTCATTTTGGTCTTTTCGCAATGAAATGATTGTGTTTCAGGTCATTCAGATTTCCTTCCTGGCAGTAATTTACTTTGTTTTTGGTTTTTCAATCATGTTGTGGTATTTTGCTGCTGCGCATATAGGTTTTATGCTTCTTGAAACAGTCAACTACATAGAGCACTATGGACTACGCAGAAAAAAAATTGGTAATCGGTATGAGCGCACATTACCCATTCATTCCTGGAACTCCAATCACCCTTTTGGCAGATTAGTACTCCTCGAGCTATCCCGACATTCAGATCACCATTATCTGGCAACCAGAAAATATCAGGTCTTAAGACATTTTGATGAAAGCCCTCAGATGCCTACGGGATACCCCGGTATGATGATTCTGGCATTGGTGCCACCTTTGTGGTTTCGACTGATGCACAAAGAAATTGAGAAGTACCAATTGGGTTAA